One part of the bacterium genome encodes these proteins:
- a CDS encoding CPBP family intramembrane glutamic endopeptidase: MATARRPDTSGAIAWAIPAAALVWIVIFAWRPGNFWALMAAGVGGLGLLALRIRGAFPIEEGIRISDLATGAASAAVLYGIFALGRAVVGRVLPLAPQEITSVYLLRSQAPAWVIAVLLLLVIGPGEELFWRGVVQWGLVARFGPRLGWAAATAIYGGVHLAAANPMLIVAALVAGGFWGFLYLRIGRIAPLVVSHVVWDLLVFLVLPFR, translated from the coding sequence GTGGCCACGGCTCGTCGCCCTGACACGTCCGGGGCGATCGCGTGGGCGATCCCGGCGGCTGCGCTCGTCTGGATCGTGATCTTCGCGTGGCGGCCGGGCAACTTCTGGGCGCTGATGGCCGCCGGGGTGGGCGGACTCGGGCTCCTCGCGCTCCGCATCCGGGGCGCGTTTCCCATCGAAGAGGGGATCCGGATCAGTGATCTCGCCACGGGGGCGGCGTCGGCGGCGGTGCTCTACGGGATCTTTGCGCTTGGGCGCGCCGTTGTGGGCCGCGTTCTGCCGCTCGCCCCTCAGGAGATCACCAGCGTCTACCTGCTGCGATCGCAGGCGCCCGCCTGGGTGATCGCGGTCCTGCTGCTCCTCGTGATCGGACCGGGAGAGGAGCTCTTCTGGCGGGGCGTGGTGCAGTGGGGACTGGTGGCGCGGTTTGGGCCCCGGCTGGGGTGGGCGGCGGCGACGGCCATCTACGGGGGGGTTCACCTCGCCGCCGCAAACCCAATGCTGATCGTGGCGGCGCTGGTCGCCGGCGGATTTTGGGGGTTCCTCTACCTTCGCATCGGCCGCATCGCGCCGCTGGTGGTCTCCCACGTTGTATGGGATCTTCTGGTGTTCCTCGTCCTGCCGTTTCGGTGA
- a CDS encoding chlorite dismutase family protein, which translates to MKGGHGSATQDFVHYAFYKCRPEWRLLPDGQKEAGAAEFLGAVDRFRDTMMMETYSTLGLRTDADFLIWKVCEELPPLLDMADALNRTGLGRFLDLRHSLLALTRRSVYTREEPLEGSFKVDPGEGTYLFVYPFVKTREWFALPLDTRRRMMGEHIRIGHEYPDVQLHTAYSFGLDDQEFVVSFLTDHPKRFQELVMKLRETEASRYTLRDTPIFTCVKRPLPEIIRSLG; encoded by the coding sequence ATGAAGGGCGGGCACGGGAGCGCCACGCAGGATTTTGTGCACTACGCCTTCTACAAGTGCCGGCCGGAGTGGCGGCTGCTGCCGGATGGCCAGAAAGAAGCCGGCGCCGCGGAGTTCCTCGGCGCCGTCGACCGCTTCAGGGACACGATGATGATGGAGACCTACTCCACGCTCGGGCTCAGGACCGATGCCGACTTTCTCATCTGGAAGGTGTGTGAGGAACTCCCGCCGCTGCTCGACATGGCCGACGCCCTCAACCGGACCGGCCTCGGCCGATTCCTCGACCTGCGGCACTCGCTCCTCGCCCTGACCAGGCGATCGGTGTATACGCGGGAGGAACCCCTCGAGGGGTCCTTCAAGGTGGACCCGGGCGAGGGCACCTACTTGTTCGTCTACCCTTTCGTGAAGACCCGCGAGTGGTTCGCGCTGCCCCTCGACACCCGCCGGCGAATGATGGGGGAACACATTCGGATCGGTCACGAGTACCCGGACGTACAGCTGCACACCGCGTACTCCTTCGGCCTTGATGATCAAGAGTTCGTTGTCTCGTTCCTCACGGACCATCCGAAGCGCTTTCAGGAGCTGGTGATGAAGCTGCGGGAGACCGAGGCCAGCCGGTACACGCTGCGGGACACTCCGATCTTCACGTGCGTCAAACGCCCGCTCCCGGAGATCATCCGGTCGCTCGGATAA
- a CDS encoding DEAD/DEAH box helicase, which translates to MRPKSTLADLLRGVGEAPAGPFAPAAFQLAALAALARGDVLVSAPTGSGKTWIAEQEIARFLARGREAADGAVRPAGRIWYTAPLKALSNQKFRRLQGLYGAEAVGLLTGERRVNPRAPVLVATTEILRNACYDPAGTAPPPEVIVLDEAHYLADLERGTAWEEILLLAPPQTRLLLLSATIPNAQQLAAWLGEVRGHVPEVVTLDARPVPLQFLLADGAGHLLPPDSHAVTSRGRHGRWLRTAAEALDHRHLTPAILFFPSRRECDEAARLLGGQPAPDEARRVQRLQPWLDQVPQLAQHPLLPALRRGGVAPHHAGHLTGWRMCVEDLLEAGLIRFVCATTTLAAGMDVPARTVLLSTLYRNGPAGPESLTPTEFHQMTGRAGRRGRDALGVAVIAVETPSEADDGLALAAAAPDPVASAFTPSDAQVLNLLMRTTMREAEALLRRSFAAYERRPRIEELRRRLAALPPDPLTDRPCADRLATRGRFEHLLRRLRRARRKRSEAAPEVAELARAVVAMPCTGCPVVERCLATRRDLHTVERRRRRLQDEIADLEDQEVRLFQLRAGVLRDLGYLDAERRLTAQGRVAARIRHPRMLVLAEAVRMRILPADPAALAAVTGALGTERIGRPPLRRGMRFGDRREPRHRGMYAPRAADLRGPDSSSGGIPQQARRAIIGLRGIIAALNQRRRAVGLPEDAVEREFAPIGDGPAPAFQRAAAVGAWAAGRPWEEVISRHGPSEGDLQRLIWQAAEILAQLEDLPPGPLQDAARAARQNMLRPPIL; encoded by the coding sequence ATGCGACCGAAATCGACGCTGGCAGACCTGCTCCGCGGCGTGGGCGAGGCCCCCGCCGGTCCGTTCGCCCCCGCAGCGTTTCAGCTGGCCGCCCTGGCCGCGCTGGCGCGCGGAGATGTTCTGGTCTCCGCGCCCACGGGCAGCGGCAAGACCTGGATCGCTGAGCAGGAGATCGCTCGGTTCCTCGCGCGGGGGCGAGAGGCCGCCGACGGCGCGGTGCGCCCGGCCGGACGGATCTGGTACACGGCGCCGCTCAAGGCGCTCTCCAATCAGAAGTTTCGCCGACTCCAGGGGTTGTACGGGGCGGAGGCCGTCGGACTGCTCACGGGCGAACGTCGGGTCAACCCGCGCGCCCCGGTCCTCGTGGCGACCACCGAAATCCTCCGCAATGCCTGCTACGACCCCGCCGGAACCGCCCCGCCCCCCGAGGTGATCGTGCTCGATGAAGCGCATTACCTGGCCGATCTCGAGCGCGGCACGGCCTGGGAAGAGATCCTCCTCCTCGCCCCGCCACAGACGCGCCTGCTCCTCCTCTCCGCGACGATTCCGAATGCGCAGCAGCTCGCGGCATGGCTTGGGGAGGTTCGCGGGCACGTCCCGGAGGTGGTGACACTCGATGCCCGTCCGGTGCCGCTCCAGTTCCTCCTCGCCGACGGCGCCGGCCACCTGCTCCCCCCCGATTCGCACGCCGTGACCTCGCGCGGCCGCCACGGCCGATGGCTGCGGACGGCCGCGGAGGCACTCGATCACCGCCACCTCACCCCGGCGATCCTCTTCTTTCCCAGCCGCCGCGAATGCGACGAGGCGGCGCGTCTGCTGGGCGGTCAGCCGGCGCCGGACGAAGCGCGGCGCGTCCAGCGCCTGCAGCCCTGGCTCGATCAGGTGCCTCAGCTGGCCCAGCACCCGCTGCTTCCCGCACTCCGGCGCGGCGGGGTGGCCCCCCATCATGCTGGCCACCTCACGGGGTGGCGGATGTGCGTTGAAGACCTGCTCGAAGCCGGGCTGATCCGCTTCGTCTGCGCCACCACGACCCTGGCCGCCGGCATGGACGTACCGGCCCGGACGGTGCTGCTGTCCACCCTGTACCGAAACGGGCCGGCGGGGCCGGAATCGCTCACCCCAACGGAGTTCCATCAGATGACCGGACGGGCGGGACGGCGGGGGCGCGACGCTCTGGGTGTCGCGGTGATCGCGGTGGAAACCCCGTCCGAGGCGGACGACGGCCTCGCGCTGGCCGCCGCCGCCCCGGATCCCGTCGCCTCTGCGTTCACCCCTTCCGACGCCCAAGTGCTGAACCTGCTGATGCGAACCACGATGCGGGAGGCCGAAGCGCTGCTGCGGCGGTCGTTTGCCGCCTACGAGCGGCGGCCGCGGATCGAGGAACTGCGTCGGCGCCTCGCGGCGCTCCCCCCCGACCCGCTGACGGACCGACCCTGCGCGGACCGGCTCGCCACGCGCGGACGGTTCGAACACCTGCTGCGGCGGCTGCGCCGGGCGCGCCGCAAGCGATCCGAAGCCGCCCCGGAGGTCGCGGAATTGGCGCGCGCGGTCGTGGCGATGCCCTGCACCGGCTGCCCGGTCGTGGAGCGGTGTCTCGCCACCCGGCGAGATCTGCACACCGTCGAGCGCAGGAGGCGCCGGCTTCAGGACGAGATAGCAGACCTCGAAGATCAGGAAGTTCGACTGTTCCAGCTGCGCGCCGGCGTCCTGCGCGACCTCGGCTACCTCGACGCCGAACGACGCCTCACGGCGCAGGGGCGGGTGGCCGCGCGGATTCGCCACCCGCGGATGCTCGTGCTCGCCGAAGCGGTCCGCATGCGGATCCTCCCGGCCGACCCGGCGGCGCTGGCGGCGGTCACCGGCGCGCTGGGCACCGAGCGTATCGGGCGGCCGCCGCTGAGACGCGGGATGCGCTTCGGGGATCGCCGCGAGCCGCGCCACCGCGGAATGTACGCGCCGCGCGCCGCCGACCTTCGCGGCCCCGACTCCTCCTCGGGAGGTATCCCCCAGCAGGCCCGCCGCGCGATCATCGGCCTGCGGGGGATCATCGCGGCCCTCAATCAACGGCGGCGGGCCGTCGGCCTTCCCGAGGATGCGGTGGAACGAGAGTTTGCGCCGATCGGCGACGGCCCGGCCCCGGCGTTCCAGCGTGCCGCCGCCGTCGGGGCGTGGGCCGCGGGCCGCCCGTGGGAGGAGGTCATCTCCCGGCACGGTCCGTCGGAGGGCGACCTCCAGCGCCTGATCTGGCAGGCCGCGGAGATCCTCGCCCAACTCGAGGACCTCCCCCCCGGCCCGCTCCAGGACGCGGCGCGGGCGGCGCGGCAGAACATGCTGAGACCCCCGATCCTCTGA
- a CDS encoding MmgE/PrpD family protein encodes MASVHAPASHATRALAEWVASPHSLPELTTTMAKRCVLDWLGAGYAGCDTPAGRIATRLAAALGGPEESTLLGGRRAGCTAAAMANGITSHAVEMDDLHRPSVMHLGTVTIPAALALGEREHCTGRRLLEAIACGYEVGARVAEACGVAHYRFWHVTGTAGTFAAAGAGAVILGLSPQQTRDALGSAGTMAAGLWEFLADGTMSKTLHAGRAAETGVLSALLARDGFTGSGTILEGEKGILRAMAGGGTPARLTDGLGEGYRIDENSFKLHAACGHIHPAIDAALELRRRGLRTDEIARVHVRTFRVAIEVTGIPNPQNPYQAKFSLPFCVALALARGRVGLGEFTTDTLADPALRALADRVTYAEDGGRTAAYPDRWGAIVEVQGKRGDRHEVRVDTPRGSPDNPATDEELLDKFTALSASRLSAERRARVAEAIGAIDQASDVTAISWGSDADDRR; translated from the coding sequence ATGGCCTCCGTCCACGCACCGGCGTCGCACGCGACCAGGGCGCTCGCGGAGTGGGTGGCATCGCCCCACTCGCTCCCCGAACTCACGACAACGATGGCCAAGCGATGCGTCCTCGACTGGCTGGGGGCGGGCTACGCCGGATGCGACACCCCGGCGGGAAGGATCGCCACCCGGCTCGCCGCCGCCCTCGGTGGGCCGGAAGAATCCACGTTGCTCGGCGGTCGCCGCGCGGGCTGCACCGCCGCGGCGATGGCCAACGGCATCACCTCCCACGCCGTCGAGATGGACGACCTGCACCGGCCGTCGGTGATGCACCTCGGCACCGTCACGATCCCGGCGGCGCTCGCGCTGGGGGAGCGCGAACACTGCACCGGCCGGCGGCTCCTCGAGGCGATCGCGTGCGGGTACGAAGTAGGGGCTCGGGTCGCCGAGGCCTGCGGGGTTGCCCACTACCGATTCTGGCACGTCACCGGCACCGCGGGCACCTTTGCCGCCGCCGGTGCGGGGGCGGTCATCCTGGGCCTCTCCCCGCAGCAAACCCGCGATGCCCTGGGGAGCGCCGGGACGATGGCGGCGGGATTGTGGGAGTTTCTTGCGGACGGCACGATGAGCAAGACGCTGCACGCGGGCCGGGCGGCCGAGACCGGAGTCCTCTCCGCGCTGCTCGCGCGCGACGGGTTCACCGGCTCCGGTACCATCCTCGAGGGGGAAAAGGGCATCCTCCGCGCGATGGCCGGGGGCGGGACACCGGCCCGGCTCACGGACGGTCTCGGCGAGGGGTACCGCATCGACGAGAACTCGTTTAAGCTCCACGCGGCCTGCGGGCACATCCACCCGGCGATCGACGCCGCGCTGGAGTTGCGGCGGCGGGGCCTGCGGACGGACGAGATCGCCCGCGTCCACGTCCGGACCTTCCGCGTGGCGATCGAGGTGACGGGCATCCCGAATCCCCAAAACCCCTACCAGGCGAAGTTCAGCCTCCCCTTCTGCGTGGCGCTCGCGTTGGCGCGGGGACGTGTCGGGCTCGGAGAGTTTACGACCGACACCCTCGCCGATCCGGCGCTGCGGGCGCTGGCCGACCGCGTGACGTACGCCGAGGACGGGGGGCGTACGGCCGCGTATCCCGACCGATGGGGGGCGATCGTGGAAGTCCAGGGTAAGCGCGGGGACCGGCACGAGGTGCGGGTCGACACACCGAGGGGAAGCCCGGACAATCCCGCGACCGACGAAGAGTTGCTGGACAAATTCACCGCCCTCTCCGCGTCGAGACTGTCCGCGGAGCGGCGCGCCCGGGTGGCCGAAGCCATCGGCGCCATTGATCAAGCCTCGGACGTCACCGCGATCTCGTGGGGGAGCGATGCGGACGATCGACGCTGA
- a CDS encoding CoA transferase translates to MAIPTGPLTGLTVLDLSTIVSGGTATSMLADLGAQVVKIEHPKGGDPLRSWGPFLSGQSVWWKVVSRNKKSITLNLGEPRGQQVLADLVARADVLVENFRPGTLERWGLAPDVLLGRNPRLVVLRISGFGQTGPYRHRPGFGTVAEAMSGLVAITGFADSPPLVPAIPLADEVAGLTGAFAVVSAIHHRAESGRGQVIDVSLYEPLFRLLIPHVTQYAGLGVLAGRVGNEFPDAAPRNLYRAGDGTWIALSATSQRVFQRLAAAIGRADLVDDPKFRDNAARVAHRVELDTIIGAWMAARTQEAILQHLEECGAVAGPVYDVPRILEDPHYAAREDVIRVSDPDLGDLQMVGIVPKFSETPGAVTHPGPTLGQHNREIYGGWLGLDDAALARLSEEGVV, encoded by the coding sequence ATGGCCATCCCAACCGGCCCGCTCACGGGCCTCACCGTCCTGGATCTCTCCACGATCGTCTCGGGGGGAACCGCCACCTCCATGCTTGCCGACTTGGGGGCGCAGGTCGTCAAGATCGAGCACCCCAAGGGAGGCGATCCCCTGCGGTCGTGGGGGCCGTTTCTCTCCGGTCAGTCCGTCTGGTGGAAGGTCGTCTCCAGGAACAAGAAGTCGATCACGCTGAACCTCGGCGAACCCCGCGGTCAGCAGGTGCTCGCCGATCTCGTGGCCCGCGCCGACGTGCTGGTTGAGAATTTCCGGCCGGGAACGCTGGAACGGTGGGGGCTGGCCCCGGACGTCCTCCTCGGACGGAATCCCCGGTTGGTGGTACTGCGCATCTCGGGGTTCGGGCAGACCGGGCCGTACCGGCACCGTCCCGGGTTCGGCACGGTCGCAGAGGCGATGAGCGGTCTGGTGGCCATCACCGGGTTTGCGGACTCTCCGCCGCTGGTGCCGGCGATTCCCCTGGCCGACGAGGTCGCGGGCCTTACCGGAGCATTCGCGGTGGTGTCGGCGATCCACCACCGCGCCGAATCGGGCCGCGGACAAGTCATCGACGTCAGCCTCTACGAACCCCTCTTCCGGCTGCTCATCCCGCACGTCACCCAGTACGCGGGCCTGGGGGTTCTGGCGGGGCGGGTCGGGAACGAGTTCCCCGACGCCGCGCCGCGCAATCTCTACCGGGCCGGGGACGGAACCTGGATTGCCTTGTCCGCTACCAGCCAGCGAGTCTTCCAGCGGCTGGCAGCCGCGATCGGGCGCGCGGATTTGGTGGACGACCCCAAGTTCCGGGACAACGCGGCGAGGGTCGCACACCGCGTGGAGCTCGACACCATCATCGGCGCCTGGATGGCCGCCCGGACCCAGGAGGCGATCCTCCAGCACCTCGAGGAGTGTGGGGCGGTCGCCGGTCCCGTCTACGACGTGCCGCGGATCCTCGAGGATCCCCACTACGCCGCGCGCGAAGACGTGATCAGGGTCAGCGACCCCGACCTCGGCGATCTGCAGATGGTGGGAATCGTTCCCAAGTTCTCCGAAACCCCCGGGGCGGTGACCCACCCCGGCCCGACGCTGGGGCAGCACAACCGGGAAATCTACGGCGGCTGGCTCGGGCTCGACGACGCCGCGCTTGCCCGCCTCTCCGAGGAAGGAGTGGTGTAG
- a CDS encoding ferredoxin family protein — MTYTITEPCINVKDRSCVEVCPVDCIHPKTDEDNGEVMLYIHPDECIDCGACESVCPVTAIFAEADVPDKWKGFTEMNADYFKMSKEEFEAKHGRAP, encoded by the coding sequence ATGACCTATACCATCACCGAGCCGTGTATCAACGTCAAAGATCGATCGTGTGTGGAAGTCTGCCCGGTCGATTGCATCCATCCGAAGACGGACGAGGATAACGGCGAGGTCATGCTGTACATCCACCCGGACGAGTGCATCGACTGCGGTGCGTGCGAGTCGGTCTGCCCGGTCACGGCGATCTTCGCCGAGGCGGACGTCCCCGACAAGTGGAAGGGGTTCACCGAAATGAATGCGGACTACTTCAAAATGAGCAAGGAAGAGTTCGAGGCCAAGCACGGCCGCGCCCCTTAG
- a CDS encoding threonine/serine dehydratase translates to MPTDVTTLDEIQSAGRVIAGRLHRTPLVRSTALGRQTDTRLFLKAEVFQKTGSFKPRGVLNKLATLTPGEKRQGLITISAGNHGQAVAYAAALEGLTCVVVMPAYASPAKVAACRGYGAEVIVGGDVHQAFAKVGELQKARGLTLVHPYDDRHVIAGQGTMGLEILEDLPEAEVVVVPIGGGGLISGIAAAVKLTRPTIRVIGVEPQGAPTLRRALDHGAPVRLDSVDTIADGLTGPIAGELTLEAVQRFVDDVLLVSDEEIAAAMWLILERTKLLAEPAGAAATAALLSGRLSLPSRATVVAVLSGGNVDRARLKALL, encoded by the coding sequence GTGCCGACCGATGTGACCACCCTCGACGAGATCCAAAGCGCCGGTCGGGTCATCGCCGGCCGCCTCCATCGCACGCCGCTCGTTCGCTCCACCGCCCTGGGGCGGCAGACCGACACCCGGCTGTTCCTGAAGGCGGAGGTGTTCCAGAAGACCGGGTCGTTCAAACCGAGGGGCGTCCTCAACAAACTCGCCACCCTTACCCCCGGCGAGAAACGGCAGGGACTGATCACCATCTCCGCCGGCAACCACGGCCAGGCGGTGGCCTACGCCGCCGCGCTGGAAGGCCTCACCTGCGTCGTCGTCATGCCGGCCTACGCCAGCCCGGCGAAGGTTGCGGCCTGCCGCGGGTACGGGGCGGAGGTGATCGTCGGCGGGGACGTCCATCAGGCGTTCGCCAAGGTCGGTGAGCTGCAGAAAGCGCGCGGGCTGACCCTGGTGCATCCGTACGACGATCGGCACGTGATCGCCGGGCAGGGCACGATGGGGTTGGAGATCCTCGAGGACCTGCCGGAGGCGGAGGTCGTGGTCGTCCCGATCGGCGGCGGGGGGCTCATCTCGGGAATCGCCGCGGCGGTCAAGCTGACCCGCCCGACCATCCGGGTCATCGGCGTGGAGCCGCAGGGCGCGCCGACCCTCCGCCGGGCCCTGGACCACGGCGCTCCGGTCCGACTGGACTCCGTCGACACGATCGCCGACGGGTTGACCGGTCCAATCGCCGGCGAGCTTACGCTTGAGGCGGTTCAGCGGTTCGTCGACGACGTGCTCCTGGTATCGGACGAGGAGATCGCCGCGGCGATGTGGCTGATCCTTGAGCGCACCAAGCTCCTCGCCGAGCCGGCCGGCGCCGCCGCCACTGCCGCGCTCCTCTCCGGCCGGCTGTCCCTCCCCTCCCGGGCTACGGTCGTCGCGGTGCTCAGCGGCGGGAACGTGGACCGCGCCCGATTGAAAGCGCTGCTCTAA
- a CDS encoding GntG family PLP-dependent aldolase: MSTIIDLISDTATRPSAGMRAFMAQAPVGDEQRQEDPSVNALQERAAALLGKEGALYLPSATMANEIAVKVHTQPGDAVILEEHAHIVTSEAGGPALLSGVMLHTVAGARGVFTADQVEQQIKADNPHYARTRLVCVEQTCNYGGGTVWPVDRLRAVAETAHRHGLHTHMDGARLLNAAAASGVPASEHTRGYDSVMLCLTKGLGCPVGALVAGDRAFIKEARRFKHLFGGAMRQAGIIAAAGVYALDHHVERLAVDHTNAKILARGLAEIPGIGIDVAHVETNIVFFDVAGLGITAQEAATRLLAGGVRVGATGRTRIRAVTHLDVTQSDIERAVDVAQTVLGKAKAGTPGG; this comes from the coding sequence GTGAGCACGATCATCGATCTGATCAGCGATACCGCGACACGGCCCTCCGCCGGAATGCGGGCGTTCATGGCCCAGGCCCCGGTTGGGGACGAACAGCGCCAGGAAGATCCCAGCGTCAACGCGCTCCAGGAGCGCGCGGCCGCGCTCCTCGGCAAAGAGGGCGCACTCTACCTGCCTTCGGCGACGATGGCCAACGAGATCGCCGTCAAGGTGCACACCCAGCCTGGGGATGCGGTGATCCTCGAAGAGCACGCCCACATCGTCACCAGCGAGGCGGGAGGGCCCGCGCTCCTCTCCGGGGTGATGCTGCACACGGTGGCCGGGGCGCGGGGGGTCTTCACCGCCGACCAGGTCGAGCAGCAGATCAAGGCCGACAACCCCCACTACGCGCGCACCCGGCTGGTCTGCGTCGAGCAAACCTGCAACTACGGCGGGGGGACGGTGTGGCCGGTCGACCGGCTGCGGGCCGTCGCCGAGACCGCGCACCGCCACGGATTGCATACGCACATGGACGGGGCGCGGCTCTTGAACGCCGCCGCCGCCTCGGGCGTCCCGGCCTCCGAACACACCCGCGGTTACGACTCGGTGATGCTCTGTCTGACGAAAGGGTTGGGTTGTCCCGTCGGTGCGCTGGTGGCTGGGGATCGCGCCTTCATCAAGGAGGCGCGGCGGTTCAAGCACCTCTTCGGCGGCGCCATGCGGCAGGCCGGCATCATCGCCGCGGCCGGGGTGTACGCGCTCGACCACCACGTCGAACGGCTCGCCGTGGACCACACCAACGCAAAGATCCTGGCCCGCGGGCTGGCGGAGATTCCGGGGATCGGCATCGACGTCGCGCACGTCGAGACCAATATCGTGTTCTTCGATGTGGCCGGGCTCGGGATCACCGCGCAGGAGGCGGCGACCCGACTCCTTGCCGGCGGGGTGCGGGTGGGCGCGACGGGGCGCACGCGGATCCGCGCGGTCACCCACCTCGACGTCACGCAATCCGACATCGAGCGGGCGGTGGACGTCGCGCAGACGGTGTTGGGAAAGGCGAAAGCGGGAACCCCCGGCGGCTAG
- a CDS encoding GAF domain-containing protein: MPVVLQAVDYDAVCEIGKIIAETPREAPARVVEYLSDRFSHYDWVGIYWVEGRDLVLGPWKGPEATEHTRIPIGTGVCGAAAASGRTEIVPDVRADARYLACFASTRSEIVVPIRAGGRVIGEIDIDGRTLDAFGPADQEFLEAVAALLAMLWPAVPMTSAPA; the protein is encoded by the coding sequence ATGCCCGTGGTCCTTCAGGCCGTGGACTACGACGCTGTGTGCGAAATCGGGAAGATCATCGCGGAGACGCCTCGAGAGGCCCCCGCCCGGGTGGTCGAATACCTAAGCGACCGGTTCTCGCATTACGATTGGGTGGGCATCTACTGGGTGGAAGGGCGGGATTTGGTCCTGGGGCCCTGGAAGGGGCCGGAGGCGACCGAGCATACCCGCATTCCGATCGGCACCGGGGTATGCGGGGCCGCCGCCGCCTCCGGCCGGACGGAGATCGTGCCGGACGTGCGCGCGGACGCCCGGTACCTCGCCTGCTTCGCCTCCACGCGGTCCGAGATCGTTGTGCCGATCCGCGCCGGTGGGCGGGTGATCGGGGAGATCGACATCGACGGCAGGACGCTGGACGCGTTCGGGCCCGCGGACCAGGAGTTCCTCGAGGCCGTGGCCGCGCTGCTGGCGATGCTGTGGCCCGCGGTGCCGATGACGTCCGCGCCGGCGTAG
- a CDS encoding metal-dependent hydrolase codes for MATLTYYGHSTWGLETRGVAILIDPFFTGNPLTTVKPADLPANFIILTHAHGDHYGDTVEIAKRTGATLISNFEIVNYCQKQGVANAHPLHLGGGHTFPFGRVKLTVAHHGSSFPDGSYGGNPAGVVLELEGKRLYNAGDTALFSDMSLIAQGGLDLAILPIGDNFTMGPEDGAAAAKLLRARTVIPEHYNTWPVIEQDPEAFKRRVEDATDSKVVVLKSGETFKIA; via the coding sequence ATGGCGACGCTCACCTACTATGGGCATTCCACCTGGGGGCTCGAGACGCGGGGGGTCGCCATCCTGATCGACCCCTTCTTTACGGGCAACCCCCTGACCACGGTCAAGCCCGCGGACCTGCCGGCCAACTTCATCATCCTCACCCACGCCCACGGGGACCACTATGGGGATACGGTGGAGATCGCCAAGCGCACGGGCGCCACGCTGATCTCGAACTTCGAGATCGTCAACTACTGCCAGAAGCAGGGGGTGGCGAACGCGCACCCGCTCCACCTGGGAGGTGGCCACACCTTCCCGTTCGGCCGGGTGAAACTCACCGTCGCGCACCACGGGTCGTCGTTCCCGGACGGGAGCTATGGGGGCAATCCGGCCGGGGTCGTGCTCGAACTCGAGGGAAAGCGCCTCTATAACGCGGGGGACACCGCGCTCTTCTCCGACATGTCGCTGATCGCGCAAGGGGGCCTCGACTTGGCAATCCTGCCGATCGGAGACAATTTCACGATGGGGCCGGAGGATGGGGCGGCCGCGGCGAAGCTGCTGCGCGCCCGCACGGTCATCCCGGAGCACTACAACACCTGGCCGGTGATCGAGCAGGACCCGGAAGCCTTCAAGCGGCGGGTCGAGGACGCGACCGATTCCAAGGTCGTGGTGCTGAAGTCCGGGGAAACGTTCAAGATCGCGTAG
- a CDS encoding metalloregulator ArsR/SmtB family transcription factor, whose product MTTTRQEILSLIKHKGPMTVHELSLNLRITPMGVRQHLAILERDGFVRSNGIRRGQGRPSRLYAISPQGDNLFPRTYEQLAQMLLDDLRTVKGETTIDEVFEHRRKRLVEQYRARMAGREFRDKVALLAKARDEDGYLAEHAQLDRDRFILIEHNCPIRAVAEAHQQTCRCEMALFQEVLGADVVRTDHILGGAPHCRYVITRPPDAGSKP is encoded by the coding sequence ATGACAACCACCCGTCAGGAAATCCTCTCGCTGATCAAACACAAGGGGCCGATGACGGTCCACGAACTCAGCCTCAACCTGCGGATCACCCCGATGGGGGTGCGCCAGCACCTCGCGATCCTGGAGCGCGACGGGTTCGTCCGGTCGAACGGGATCCGCCGGGGCCAGGGCCGTCCCAGCCGCCTCTACGCGATCAGCCCCCAGGGCGACAATCTGTTTCCGCGGACCTACGAGCAGCTCGCCCAGATGCTGCTCGACGACCTGCGCACGGTCAAAGGGGAAACGACGATCGACGAAGTGTTCGAGCACCGGCGAAAGCGGCTCGTCGAGCAGTATCGTGCCAGGATGGCGGGGCGGGAGTTTCGGGACAAGGTCGCGCTCCTGGCCAAGGCGCGGGACGAGGACGGGTATCTGGCCGAACACGCACAGCTCGACCGCGATCGATTCATCCTCATCGAGCACAACTGCCCGATCCGGGCGGTGGCGGAGGCCCACCAGCAAACCTGCCGCTGCGAGATGGCGCTGTTTCAAGAAGTCCTCGGCGCCGACGTGGTCCGCACCGACCACATCCTCGGCGGCGCCCCGCACTGCCGGTACGTCATCACCCGCCCCCCCGACGCCGGCTCGAAACCGTAG